Proteins encoded by one window of Rhodococcus sp. OK302:
- a CDS encoding styrene monooxygenase/indole monooxygenase family protein translates to MRHNSIRGAVTIVGAGQAGLTLGIGLLQYGYAVTIVSDRSPDQIRNGRVTSSQCMFDMANGIERSLGLNLWDEECPEIAGMSVSAFAPTNPPTLFNQWSARFERPARSVDQRVKMSTWMEEFERRGGHLVIDTATVASIEQYCQESDLVIVAAGKGEIARLFERNAPLSPFTSPQRSLAMLYVSGLERPDDEALVEFNVVPGVGEYLTYPALAESGPCDIMLFEAIPGGPMDIWDGAADGTELLTRAQASLAKYFPSEAARARAVSLIDENATLVGRLTPTVRRPVAALPSGAVVLGMADVTVINDPITAQGANNATKCADIYLRAITRHIGTFDEEFMQTTFDEFWSYAGPATDFTTQFLSPTPDHARQLHVAAAEFPEIGRRFAECMNDPRDATDWILDPVGAYRYIDAVSRARQPKSA, encoded by the coding sequence GTGCGACACAATTCGATTCGAGGCGCTGTCACCATCGTCGGCGCCGGTCAGGCCGGCCTGACACTGGGTATCGGACTGCTCCAGTACGGCTATGCCGTCACGATCGTCTCGGACCGATCACCGGATCAGATCCGAAACGGCCGGGTGACCTCGAGCCAGTGCATGTTCGACATGGCCAACGGGATCGAACGTTCCCTCGGACTGAACCTCTGGGACGAGGAATGCCCCGAGATCGCCGGGATGAGCGTCTCGGCCTTCGCACCCACCAATCCCCCAACACTGTTCAACCAGTGGTCCGCACGGTTCGAGCGGCCGGCACGATCGGTCGACCAACGCGTGAAGATGTCGACGTGGATGGAGGAGTTCGAGCGCCGCGGCGGTCACCTTGTCATCGACACCGCCACGGTCGCCAGCATCGAACAGTATTGCCAGGAAAGCGATCTCGTGATCGTGGCAGCCGGAAAAGGAGAGATTGCCCGACTGTTCGAGCGGAACGCACCTCTCTCTCCGTTCACCAGCCCCCAGCGATCGTTGGCGATGCTCTACGTCTCGGGCCTCGAGCGGCCGGACGATGAGGCACTGGTGGAGTTCAATGTCGTACCGGGAGTTGGCGAGTACCTCACCTACCCGGCCCTCGCCGAGTCCGGACCCTGCGACATCATGCTCTTCGAAGCGATTCCCGGTGGCCCCATGGACATCTGGGACGGCGCTGCCGACGGAACGGAGCTCCTGACCCGAGCGCAGGCATCCCTGGCGAAATACTTTCCCTCAGAGGCCGCCCGTGCCCGCGCAGTCTCGTTGATCGACGAGAACGCGACCCTCGTCGGACGGTTGACGCCCACCGTCCGCCGGCCTGTCGCCGCCCTGCCCTCGGGAGCCGTGGTTCTCGGAATGGCCGATGTGACGGTGATCAACGATCCGATCACCGCTCAAGGCGCCAACAACGCCACCAAATGCGCCGATATCTACCTGCGGGCGATCACCCGGCACATCGGCACGTTCGACGAAGAGTTCATGCAGACCACCTTCGATGAATTCTGGTCCTACGCAGGGCCGGCCACCGACTTCACCACCCAGTTCCTCAGCCCGACCCCCGACCATGCTCGACAACTGCACGTCGCAGCTGCGGAGTTCCCCGAGATCGGCCGCCGATTCGCGGAATGCATGAACGATCCCCGCGATGCCACCGACTGGATCCTCGATCCGGTCGGCGCCTACCGGTACATCGACGCCGTTTCCCGCGCCCGTCAGCCCAAGAGCGCCTGA
- a CDS encoding acyl-CoA dehydrogenase family protein: MTTATTITSADAVARARDLAPRFAERAEKTEDLRHLPDETMAELLDSGLLRISQPMHWGGSELPLTTHVEVVEELGRACGATAWTAGVYISHNWNLSLFSLQAQHDVWGENPDAVACTSAVGGPSPRWVDGGVHITEGKWTFLSGVHHADWIVVNAVLPPRSDADGAPSMISLLVPKGDYEILDDWHTAALRGTGTSGVRLENVFVPEHRLLNFSDQQTGTTPGGKFHTNPMYRAPLDATWPAYLAAPALGVARGALDAWVERTIKRRNAYTGAPIVDQPFAHFKLGEATARLDAARLLIYRAMETVTDQVDAGADLGFVRVRNRRDFSFAVRQAVESVEDVFLASGASSLSTGSAIQRHWRDIHGVAQHAMFDYERSISAWGRRSLGVTDGLDF, encoded by the coding sequence ATGACCACTGCAACCACCATCACCTCCGCCGACGCCGTCGCACGAGCACGCGACCTCGCTCCTCGGTTTGCCGAGCGCGCCGAGAAGACCGAGGACCTGCGCCATCTTCCCGACGAGACGATGGCCGAACTGCTCGACAGCGGGCTCCTGCGAATCTCCCAGCCGATGCACTGGGGAGGATCCGAGCTCCCGCTGACCACCCACGTCGAGGTCGTCGAGGAGTTGGGTCGGGCGTGCGGTGCTACCGCGTGGACCGCCGGGGTCTACATCAGCCACAACTGGAACCTCTCGCTGTTCAGCTTGCAAGCCCAACACGACGTCTGGGGCGAGAACCCCGATGCAGTCGCCTGCACGTCGGCGGTCGGTGGCCCGTCCCCCCGCTGGGTCGACGGCGGCGTCCACATCACCGAAGGCAAGTGGACCTTCCTCTCCGGCGTACATCACGCGGACTGGATCGTCGTCAACGCAGTCCTTCCTCCTCGCTCGGACGCGGACGGTGCGCCGTCGATGATCTCGCTGCTGGTTCCCAAGGGAGACTACGAAATCCTCGACGACTGGCACACCGCCGCGTTGCGTGGAACCGGCACCAGCGGCGTGCGACTGGAGAACGTGTTCGTACCGGAACACCGCCTGCTGAACTTCTCGGATCAGCAAACCGGGACGACACCGGGCGGCAAGTTCCACACCAACCCGATGTACCGGGCGCCGCTCGACGCGACCTGGCCGGCGTACCTCGCGGCCCCTGCTCTCGGCGTCGCCCGCGGAGCACTCGATGCCTGGGTCGAGCGAACCATCAAGCGCCGCAACGCCTACACAGGTGCACCGATCGTCGATCAGCCGTTCGCCCACTTCAAGCTCGGCGAGGCTACCGCACGCCTCGACGCAGCACGCCTGCTGATCTACCGCGCGATGGAAACCGTCACCGACCAGGTCGATGCCGGCGCCGACCTCGGATTCGTCCGCGTACGCAACCGCCGCGACTTCTCGTTCGCCGTCCGTCAAGCGGTCGAGTCGGTCGAAGACGTGTTCCTGGCATCGGGAGCAAGTTCCCTCTCGACCGGCAGCGCGATCCAACGCCACTGGCGCGACATCCACGGAGTCGCACAGCACGCGATGTTCGACTACGAGCGCAGCATCTCCGCATGGGGAAGGCGCTCTCTCGGCGTCACCGACGGCCTCGACTTCTGA
- a CDS encoding PadR family transcriptional regulator: MSAVERRSLILRGVLDLCLLALLRDRPVYGYELTERLAERDLLVAGGSSYPLLARLERNGLVASQSQPSASGPPRKYYSLTTAGIDALESGRNEWHAVAGNVTSLLDSAVTVEKRKGAQ; the protein is encoded by the coding sequence ATGAGTGCAGTGGAACGACGAAGCTTGATTCTTCGCGGTGTGCTGGATCTGTGCCTTCTCGCGCTCCTGCGAGATCGACCGGTCTACGGGTACGAACTCACCGAACGGCTGGCTGAACGTGACCTCCTCGTCGCAGGCGGCTCGTCGTATCCACTCCTGGCTCGATTGGAACGAAACGGACTCGTCGCCTCCCAATCTCAGCCCTCTGCATCGGGTCCGCCCAGAAAGTACTACTCCCTCACGACCGCGGGAATCGATGCACTCGAATCCGGGCGGAACGAATGGCATGCCGTCGCCGGCAACGTCACTTCCCTTCTGGACTCCGCCGTCACCGTCGAAAAACGAAAGGGCGCACAGTGA
- a CDS encoding VOC family protein, which translates to MCNFSQVGTRTLAEELVDRHRQIVPIEGESVMIQELSYIGIGSPRAEEWRSYGTKLLGAMLAPDGPDGAVRLAVDDVNYRIAVHPAAEDEFLYAGWGLANETDLHAFAAHLESRGVTVHWGDQQLLREREVAELAWFEDPWGTRHELSWGKAATPLSFSTGRTMRGGFVTGDQGLGHIVFQVPNIEKANEFYVDILGFRLSDRIITKYANVRFYHVNGRHHSLALSEFPGHVGFNHLMLEVEHMDDLGRLIDLLDEHDVDIMQSLGRHSNDLMTSVYIGSPSGLQIEYGHGGLTVDDLSWVARTYTRPSYWGHKHSEAAKTQLPGIVKPLVPAEV; encoded by the coding sequence GTGTGTAACTTCAGTCAGGTCGGAACACGGACGTTGGCGGAAGAACTTGTCGATCGACACCGCCAGATCGTCCCGATCGAAGGGGAGAGCGTGATGATTCAAGAACTGTCGTACATCGGTATCGGCTCGCCGCGCGCCGAAGAATGGCGCAGCTACGGCACCAAACTCCTCGGGGCGATGCTCGCCCCGGACGGCCCCGACGGAGCCGTCCGTCTGGCCGTCGACGACGTCAACTATCGCATCGCCGTCCACCCGGCAGCCGAGGACGAATTCCTCTACGCCGGTTGGGGTCTCGCCAACGAGACCGATCTGCACGCGTTCGCCGCGCACCTCGAGTCCCGGGGCGTGACAGTGCACTGGGGCGACCAGCAGTTGTTACGCGAACGTGAGGTCGCAGAGCTGGCGTGGTTCGAGGATCCGTGGGGAACACGCCACGAACTGAGCTGGGGGAAGGCTGCGACGCCACTGTCCTTCTCGACCGGACGAACCATGCGGGGCGGATTCGTCACGGGCGACCAGGGGCTCGGCCACATCGTCTTCCAGGTCCCGAACATCGAGAAGGCGAACGAGTTTTACGTCGACATCCTCGGATTCCGTCTCTCCGATCGCATTATCACCAAGTACGCCAATGTGCGCTTTTACCACGTCAACGGGCGCCACCACTCGCTCGCGCTCTCCGAATTCCCTGGCCACGTGGGCTTCAACCACCTCATGCTCGAGGTCGAGCACATGGACGACCTCGGTCGGCTGATCGATCTCCTCGACGAACACGACGTCGACATCATGCAATCCCTCGGCCGCCACTCCAACGACCTGATGACGTCCGTCTACATCGGCAGCCCCTCCGGGTTGCAGATCGAATACGGCCACGGAGGACTGACCGTCGACGACCTCAGCTGGGTCGCACGCACATACACCCGCCCCAGCTACTGGGGGCACAAGCACTCCGAGGCCGCGAAGACCCAGCTGCCGGGCATCGTCAAACCACTCGTTCCCGCCGAAGTCTGA
- a CDS encoding thioesterase family protein: MSEDHAFFTDTPDGLVPTELARSHWSPKFINGPATCGVIARALENDHGADHLVPSRLTVDLCQPIPAEPLTIETTRIRDGNRIRVADAVVLHEGKVIARATAVFLRPSSQPAGQLWGRSSIPQPPPADLPALEQAITVPLFGSDDHPDGWSVAIHEHQGASRKRMWSQRIAAVRGETPSPFVAAAIVGEATSLVTNWGTRGLSFINADLTLVLARLPVGREMGVEADNHVSASGIAVGSAVLFDREGPIGTCTVSAIANEQRTINLGA, translated from the coding sequence ATGAGCGAAGATCACGCCTTCTTCACCGATACCCCGGATGGACTTGTCCCGACCGAGCTGGCGCGGAGCCATTGGTCTCCGAAGTTCATCAACGGCCCGGCAACGTGCGGGGTCATTGCCCGTGCCCTCGAGAATGACCACGGGGCAGACCACCTAGTCCCCTCACGGTTGACCGTCGATCTGTGTCAGCCGATCCCTGCGGAACCGCTGACTATCGAGACCACCCGTATCCGCGACGGCAACCGCATCCGTGTCGCCGACGCTGTCGTACTCCACGAAGGCAAGGTGATCGCCCGGGCGACCGCGGTATTCCTTCGCCCCTCGTCGCAGCCAGCCGGGCAGCTGTGGGGTCGTTCCTCGATCCCCCAACCACCCCCGGCCGATCTGCCAGCCCTCGAACAGGCCATCACGGTCCCTCTGTTCGGCAGTGACGACCACCCCGACGGGTGGTCGGTAGCCATCCATGAACACCAGGGAGCCAGCCGAAAACGTATGTGGTCCCAGCGGATCGCCGCTGTCAGGGGCGAAACACCATCACCCTTCGTGGCCGCGGCCATCGTTGGCGAAGCAACCAGCCTGGTAACGAACTGGGGAACCCGTGGGCTGAGCTTCATCAACGCAGACCTCACCCTGGTGTTGGCTCGGCTGCCAGTCGGTCGGGAGATGGGCGTCGAGGCCGACAACCACGTCAGCGCATCCGGTATCGCTGTCGGATCGGCGGTCTTGTTCGATCGAGAAGGGCCCATCGGCACCTGCACGGTCAGCGCGATCGCCAACGAACAGCGCACGATCAACCTCGGCGCATAG
- a CDS encoding IS3 family transposase (programmed frameshift), producing MSSGTNKRYPPELRERAVRMVAEVQHEYPSEWAAVESVAGKLGIGTAQTLLNWIRKAQTDAGERPGVTTEMAAEMRKLRAENRELKRANEILKSASGFLRSGARPQQQVIIDYINRYKNEYGVEPMCRVLTEHGCTIAPSTYYEARGRSASRRSVRDEELKIEISRVHAENYSVYGARKVWLHMRREGIDVARCTVERLMGILGLEGARRGKTKRTTIADPQGHRADDLVQRKFNPVAPNMLWVADFTYVSTWSGWVYVAFVIDAYSRRILGWRTSTTMTTPLVLDAIEHAIWTRRREGITDLSGLIHHNDRGSQYTSIAFTDRLIEVGIDASIGATGSSYDNALAETINGLYKTELIKPRGPWRTVEQVEIATLEWVDWFNRRRLYEHCGDVPPVELEAFYYGKHRTTRIAEFSNQ from the exons ATGTCGTCAGGAACGAACAAGAGGTACCCGCCCGAGCTGCGTGAGCGTGCGGTGCGGATGGTCGCAGAAGTCCAACACGAGTACCCGTCGGAGTGGGCGGCGGTCGAATCCGTCGCCGGCAAACTCGGCATTGGAACAGCGCAAACGTTGCTCAACTGGATCCGGAAGGCGCAAACCGACGCCGGCGAACGACCCGGTGTGACAACCGAGATGGCAGCGGAAATGCGCAAACTCCGAGCCGAGAACCGGGAACTCAAGCGTGCCAACGAAATCCTGAAGTCGGCATCGG GTTTTCTTCGCAGCGGAGCTCGACCGCAACAACAAGTGATCATCGACTACATCAACCGATACAAAAACGAGTACGGCGTCGAGCCGATGTGCAGGGTGCTCACCGAGCACGGCTGCACGATTGCGCCGTCCACCTACTACGAAGCCCGCGGCCGTTCCGCATCTCGACGGTCTGTGCGCGACGAAGAGCTGAAGATCGAGATCAGCCGCGTGCACGCTGAGAACTACTCGGTCTATGGCGCCCGCAAAGTCTGGCTCCATATGAGACGCGAGGGCATCGACGTGGCCAGGTGCACCGTCGAGCGACTGATGGGCATCCTCGGACTCGAAGGCGCACGTCGAGGGAAGACCAAACGCACCACCATCGCTGATCCGCAAGGGCATCGCGCAGACGATCTGGTGCAGCGGAAATTCAACCCGGTGGCGCCAAATATGTTGTGGGTAGCCGACTTCACATATGTTTCGACGTGGTCAGGTTGGGTATATGTCGCGTTCGTCATCGATGCGTACTCACGCAGAATCCTCGGCTGGCGAACCTCGACGACGATGACGACCCCGTTGGTGCTCGATGCGATCGAGCATGCGATCTGGACACGCCGCAGAGAGGGGATTACGGATTTGTCGGGGCTCATTCATCACAACGATCGCGGGTCGCAGTACACGTCAATTGCGTTCACCGACAGGCTCATTGAGGTTGGTATCGATGCCTCGATCGGTGCTACCGGGTCAAGTTACGACAATGCTCTGGCGGAGACGATCAACGGGCTTTACAAGACCGAGTTGATCAAGCCTCGCGGGCCGTGGCGAACGGTCGAACAGGTGGAAATCGCCACGCTGGAGTGGGTGGACTGGTTCAACCGCCGACGTCTCTACGAACACTGCGGCGATGTGCCTCCGGTCGAACTCGAGGCGTTCTACTACGGTAAACACAGAACTACGCGAATCGCGGAGTTCTCAAATCAGTAA
- a CDS encoding TetR/AcrR family transcriptional regulator: MSRPRKTPAQERSRATVDRIVEAATRVLDREGIATTTNRIADEAGVSVGSLYQYFPDKHAIIHAMALRHLRESSSRLASVLDQLDEAQPEWSVVAERLVSASVDLNSRYPKAHSVMREFAPRSDEIVREFRDLVEGVSVRLVPHLARAGVPEDVALMRARLFVAAADGQIHQLIGGKSTDPAALARAIVDHSTGNGLH, from the coding sequence ATGAGTAGGCCAAGAAAGACGCCTGCTCAGGAGCGTTCTCGGGCCACTGTCGACCGCATCGTGGAGGCGGCTACTCGCGTTCTCGATCGGGAGGGAATAGCTACGACGACGAATCGCATTGCTGACGAGGCTGGAGTGTCTGTCGGTTCCCTGTATCAGTATTTCCCGGACAAGCACGCCATCATCCACGCGATGGCTCTCCGGCACCTACGGGAGAGCAGTTCGAGGCTGGCTTCGGTTTTGGACCAGCTGGACGAGGCGCAACCCGAATGGTCGGTGGTTGCCGAGCGATTGGTGTCGGCCTCTGTTGACCTCAATTCCCGCTATCCCAAGGCGCATTCGGTGATGCGCGAGTTTGCGCCACGATCCGATGAGATCGTTCGAGAGTTTCGGGACCTAGTGGAGGGAGTGTCCGTTCGTCTTGTTCCCCACCTTGCGCGCGCCGGTGTTCCCGAAGATGTAGCGCTGATGCGAGCGCGATTGTTCGTCGCGGCGGCTGATGGGCAGATCCACCAACTTATCGGCGGGAAGTCGACTGATCCAGCGGCACTCGCCCGCGCAATCGTCGATCACTCGACAGGGAACGGCTTGCACTAG
- a CDS encoding recombinase family protein: MKIGYARVSTVAQDSSIQVELLAKEGVDRDRVYVDHGISGRQTRRPGLDNAINAAREGDVFCVTKLDRLSRSAKDLHETVGRLADKGVALSIDGKIYEPTDPMGKMFIGVLGLMAEFESDLIRSRTKDAVAAAAAAGKMKGRQHKLTPEERAYLLQTYETGQFKIETLCRNTGLKRSALYANIELARTEREAWVLPAP; the protein is encoded by the coding sequence ATGAAGATCGGCTACGCACGGGTCAGTACGGTGGCTCAGGATTCGTCGATTCAGGTCGAGCTTCTCGCCAAGGAGGGAGTCGACCGAGACCGGGTCTACGTCGATCACGGAATCAGTGGCCGGCAGACCCGGCGGCCCGGACTCGACAACGCGATCAACGCTGCCCGCGAAGGCGACGTCTTCTGCGTGACCAAACTCGACAGACTCTCCCGATCGGCGAAGGACCTTCACGAAACTGTGGGGCGACTGGCGGACAAGGGTGTTGCGTTGTCGATCGACGGGAAGATCTACGAACCGACTGATCCGATGGGCAAGATGTTCATCGGCGTCCTCGGACTGATGGCCGAATTCGAGTCAGACCTGATCCGGTCGAGGACGAAGGATGCTGTTGCGGCGGCTGCGGCGGCCGGCAAGATGAAGGGCCGTCAGCACAAGCTCACGCCGGAAGAGCGTGCGTACCTGTTGCAAACGTACGAGACCGGGCAGTTCAAGATCGAAACACTCTGCCGGAACACAGGTTTGAAGCGTTCAGCACTGTATGCGAACATCGAGTTGGCCCGCACGGAACGGGAAGCCTGGGTGCTTCCGGCGCCCTGA
- a CDS encoding glycosyltransferase translates to MPSDLDHEFEVIGNYFAGTLAHRHAERAREIIDLWQPDLLVCDDMDFGAMIAAEQAGIPRIVVNVIASGALTRIEHVHRPLAQLRQMYGLPSDPNLVQLTRDLIISPGPSSFRHPNFPLSSGAISVRSETEPARADIDHPAVAWLAGGNEAHRVYVTLGTIFNTESGDLFIRVLQGLRDLPVRVLATVGPAIDPASIPVTADNIRIERFVQQAAVLEHCDLVINHGGSGSVLGAIANGVPLITLPMGADQELNAERLTQLGAGITLDPITVTSADIRETTRTALASKNLCAGAQRLQRENHDLPPVSAVLGSILATRELTTHTESGAEHPAPRVG, encoded by the coding sequence GTGCCTTCTGATCTCGATCATGAATTCGAGGTGATCGGAAACTATTTCGCCGGCACACTCGCGCACCGCCACGCCGAACGGGCTCGAGAGATCATCGACCTGTGGCAACCCGACCTTCTCGTGTGCGACGACATGGATTTCGGCGCCATGATCGCCGCCGAACAGGCGGGCATCCCTCGAATCGTCGTGAACGTCATCGCGTCCGGGGCGCTCACCCGCATCGAACACGTACACCGGCCCCTCGCACAATTGCGGCAGATGTACGGACTTCCCAGTGATCCGAACCTGGTACAACTGACCCGAGATCTCATAATTTCTCCTGGTCCATCGTCGTTTCGTCACCCGAACTTTCCATTGTCCTCAGGTGCGATATCGGTTCGGTCAGAGACAGAACCCGCGAGGGCCGACATCGATCATCCGGCAGTAGCCTGGCTGGCCGGAGGAAACGAGGCCCACCGCGTGTACGTCACACTGGGCACAATTTTCAACACCGAATCCGGTGACCTCTTCATCCGTGTCCTGCAAGGATTGCGTGACCTCCCTGTCCGAGTCCTGGCAACCGTGGGCCCTGCCATCGACCCGGCAAGTATTCCTGTGACCGCAGACAACATCCGAATCGAAAGGTTCGTTCAACAAGCAGCAGTACTCGAACACTGCGACCTCGTCATCAATCATGGCGGGTCCGGAAGCGTCCTCGGGGCTATCGCCAACGGTGTTCCGCTGATTACCCTGCCGATGGGCGCCGACCAGGAACTCAACGCCGAACGACTCACCCAACTCGGCGCCGGAATCACCCTCGATCCGATCACCGTGACCTCTGCGGATATTCGTGAAACCACGAGAACGGCACTGGCATCGAAGAATCTATGCGCCGGCGCACAACGACTACAACGCGAAAACCACGACCTCCCACCCGTATCTGCAGTCCTCGGCTCTATTCTCGCGACGCGTGAACTGACGACGCATACAGAATCGGGCGCCGAGCACCCTGCACCTCGAGTGGGCTGA
- a CDS encoding pentapeptide repeat-containing protein, protein MTTADSPDGDSPVDKLPVLAPPPGSRGTRIGFFAGTALATVSVALFIVSGFAILSGDSGVAQPVATVLGGAGVLGAGVLTFRSAHNTRISAEKTAAEQLTHAAIELEHAQSVAADEKARHEKQFEEQRQQAELSRAEQAQTFERTYKREVIRDLRSRYTTCAEQLAHDSAAIRLAGVYALASLADDWQQQNERDEKQVALDLLRAYLRTPNTHTPALVTAELPDTGELEVRKTILLTLHKRSTAEASDPKSWKGFDCTISGADISNLNLTSSDLPGAVLWRVNLSGANLTAAHLTSANLGSADLAGADLTWVNLSGSDLFGADLTGAILVDADLTSTNLAHAKLSSANLSGANLTSANLTRVNLLDAVMFTANLSGANLSGGKLSGADLTGANLSGANLTGGKLSGADLTEANLTEATLVDAELMNADLTEANLTNANLHGANLAGAKIERANLSHIYWTALTIWPEGFSPPTSRERP, encoded by the coding sequence ATGACAACAGCAGATTCGCCGGACGGAGATTCGCCAGTAGATAAGCTTCCAGTTCTCGCGCCACCACCTGGATCACGCGGCACGAGGATCGGTTTCTTTGCAGGCACCGCGCTCGCAACGGTGAGCGTCGCATTGTTCATCGTGTCGGGATTCGCGATCCTCTCCGGCGATTCAGGGGTCGCGCAACCCGTCGCGACAGTCCTCGGCGGCGCAGGCGTTCTCGGGGCTGGTGTCCTCACCTTCCGATCCGCACACAACACTCGAATCAGTGCGGAGAAAACCGCCGCTGAACAACTCACACACGCAGCAATAGAACTCGAACACGCGCAAAGTGTCGCGGCCGACGAGAAGGCGAGACACGAGAAGCAATTCGAGGAACAGCGACAACAAGCCGAGCTCAGCCGGGCGGAGCAGGCGCAAACGTTCGAGCGCACCTACAAACGAGAAGTGATCCGAGACTTACGATCCCGCTACACCACCTGCGCCGAACAACTCGCCCATGACTCCGCCGCGATCCGACTCGCGGGCGTCTACGCACTCGCATCCCTCGCCGACGACTGGCAACAACAGAACGAACGCGATGAGAAACAAGTAGCCCTCGACCTACTCCGTGCCTACCTCCGCACCCCCAACACCCACACCCCAGCATTGGTCACCGCCGAGCTGCCAGACACCGGCGAGCTGGAAGTACGCAAGACCATCCTCCTCACATTGCATAAACGCTCAACTGCGGAGGCTTCGGATCCGAAAAGCTGGAAAGGATTCGATTGCACCATTAGCGGTGCGGACATATCAAACTTGAATCTGACCTCGTCAGACCTGCCCGGAGCAGTCCTGTGGCGCGTGAACCTATCCGGCGCGAACCTGACCGCTGCGCACCTGACCTCAGCGAACTTGGGCAGCGCGGATTTGGCCGGCGCGGACTTGACCTGGGTAAACCTATCTGGTTCTGACCTGTTCGGAGCGGACTTGACGGGTGCGATCCTCGTTGACGCGGACTTGACCAGTACGAATCTGGCTCACGCGAAGCTATCTAGCGCGAATCTGTCTGGCGCGAACCTGACCTCTGCGAACCTGACCCGCGTGAACCTGCTAGATGCAGTCATGTTCACGGCGAACCTGTCCGGTGCGAACCTGTCCGGAGGGAAGTTGTCCGGTGCGGACTTAACCGGCGCGAATCTGTCTGGTGCGAATCTGACCGGAGGGAAGTTGTCCGGTGCGGACTTAACCGAAGCAAACCTGACCGAAGCAACATTGGTTGACGCGGAATTAATGAACGCCGATCTCACCGAAGCAAACCTGACCAACGCGAACCTGCACGGTGCAAACCTCGCGGGCGCAAAAATCGAACGTGCAAACCTCAGCCACATTTACTGGACCGCGCTTACAATCTGGCCGGAAGGATTTTCCCCGCCCACGTCACGCGAGCGCCCTTAG
- a CDS encoding MarR family winged helix-turn-helix transcriptional regulator, whose protein sequence is MSSPEYAPRLSRRPGFVLIRTALRIRQIYAEALAGVGLLPNQHAILSTLEEFGPCHQKELAKRVVVDQGDIVAYLDGLQTNGHVVRERDPNDRRRQIVTITDTGREILAESDRVLDHVEADTFSVLSAKDRGNLDRIATSLYDAAAFAAE, encoded by the coding sequence ATGAGTTCGCCAGAGTACGCCCCCCGCCTGTCACGCCGGCCAGGATTCGTGCTCATTCGCACTGCTCTGCGGATCAGGCAGATCTATGCCGAAGCCCTCGCCGGAGTGGGGCTCCTGCCGAACCAGCACGCAATCTTGAGCACCCTCGAGGAGTTCGGGCCGTGCCACCAGAAAGAACTCGCGAAGCGGGTTGTCGTCGACCAGGGAGACATCGTCGCCTACCTCGACGGGCTACAAACCAACGGTCATGTCGTCCGCGAACGGGATCCGAATGACAGACGACGTCAGATCGTCACGATCACCGATACCGGGCGAGAGATTCTCGCCGAGAGTGACCGAGTGCTCGATCACGTTGAAGCCGACACGTTCTCGGTGCTGAGCGCGAAGGATCGGGGCAACCTCGATCGAATCGCGACAAGCCTTTACGACGCAGCAGCTTTCGCTGCCGAATAG